From a single Silene latifolia isolate original U9 population chromosome 6, ASM4854445v1, whole genome shotgun sequence genomic region:
- the LOC141588359 gene encoding uncharacterized protein LOC141588359 has product MRSITPETELIKHNAQKIPIWMKLFGLDVKYWGKESLKKLSGVVGKFIKCDDATFHKNFLGFAWVMIEVDVEQQFPTELQFVDEHGKIQTLKRSSVQQSGVRSAEVLMVAQKSPAPVIALTPVLVQQTPVVGSSMPRRFMAKFMRTETGEKRRFTDGGLSFMESLTHYLQTSRLGISTGAIERGEGSKSGAEYGLHRGGRIWLIWDPNSFEVEICDVTVQSIHASVVDKTRKNKFWFTVVYGLNHAADREVLWSSLRHYHSVICGPWLVDGDFNAVLARNERIGGASITNAELRPLL; this is encoded by the exons AGATGTGAAATACTGGGGTAAGGAGAGTCTTAAGAAGTTGTCTGGGGTTGTGGGTAAATTCATCAAATGTGATGATGCTACTTTTCACAAAAATTTCCTGGGTTTTGCCTGGGTTATGATTGAAGTAGATGTTGAGCAACAATTCCCAACTGAGCTACAATTTGTTGATGAGCATGGTAAAATTCAGACCCTAAAG AGATCTTCTGTACAACAGTCTGGGGTGAGATCAGCAGAGGTTCTTATGGTAGCACAGAAGTCACCTGCACCAGTGATTGCTCTGACTCCAGTTCTGGTACAGCAGACTCCTGTGGTGGGGAGCTCCATGCCCAGAAGATTCATGGCTAAATTTATGAGAACTGAGACTGGTGAAAAGAGGAGGTTCACTGATGGAGGACTTTCTTTTATGGAGTCACTAACTCATTATCTTCAGACTTCCAGATTGGGTATAAGTACTGGAGCTATTGAAAGAGGGGAAGGTAGTAAGAGTGGAGCTGAGTATGG CTTACATAGGGGAGGCAGGATTTGGTTAATTTGGGATCCAAATTCTTTTGAGGTTGAAATTTGTGATGTTACTGTTCAGAGTATCCATGCCAGTGTTGTGGATAAAACAAGGAAAAACAAGTTTTGGTTTACTGTTGTTTATGGTTTGAATCATGCTGCAGACAGGGAAGTTCTATGGAGTAGTCTGAGGCATTACCATAGTGTCATCTGTGGACCATGGCTTGTAGATGGGGATTTTAATGCAGTCTTGGCTAGAAATGAGCGTATAGGAGGAGCATCTATTACTAATGCTGAGCTTAGACCATTGTTATAG